In Notamacropus eugenii isolate mMacEug1 chromosome 1, mMacEug1.pri_v2, whole genome shotgun sequence, one genomic interval encodes:
- the SIX3 gene encoding homeobox protein SIX3 isoform X1 produces MVFRSPLELYPSHFFLPNFADPHHRSLLLASSSGGGGGGCGGSSAGGGGGGGGGAGGGGAGGGGGGGGGGGGGSGGGSRAPPEELSMFQLPTLNFSPEQVASVCETLEETGDIERLGRFLWSLPVAPGACEAINKHESILRARAVVAFHTGNFRDLYHILENHKFTKESHGKLQAMWLEAHYQEAEKLRGRPLGPVDKYRVRKKFPLPRTIWDGEQKTHCFKERTRSLLREWYLQDPYPNPSKKRELAQATGLTPTQVGNWFKNRRQRDRAAAAKNRLQHQSIGQSGMRSLAEPGCPTHGSAESPSTAASPTTSVSSLTERADTGTSILSVTSSDSECDDKHDFSFRFPWTRHPTCMTVYLYLGKYSL; encoded by the exons ATGGTATTCCGCTCCCCTCTAGAGCTCTATCCCTCCCACTTCTTTTTGCCAAACTTCGCGGATCCTCACCACCGCTCCCTACTTCTGGCTAgtagcagcggcggcggcggcggcggctgcggcgGGAGCAGTgcgggaggcggcggcggcggcggcggcggcgcgggAGGAGGCGGCGCGGgtggaggcggcggcggcggtggcggaggaggcggcggcagcggcggcggctcCAGGGCCCCCCCGGAAGAGTTGTCCATGTTCCAGCTGCCCACCCTCAACTTCTCTCCGGAGCAGGTGGCCAGCGTCTGCGAGACGCTGGAGGAGACTGGGGACATCGAGCGGCTGGGACGCTTCCTCTGGTCTTTGCCCGTGGCCCCGGGGGCGTGCGAGGCCATCAACAAGCACGAGTCCATCCTGCGCGCCCGAGCCGTGGTCGCCTTCCACACGGGCAACTTTCGCGACCTCTACCACATTCTGGAGAACCACAAGTTCACCAAAGAGTCGCACGGCAAGCTGCAAGCCATGTGGCTGGAAGCGCACTACCAGGAGGCGGAGAAGCTGCGCGGCCGCCCTCTCGGCCCAGTGGACAAGTACCGGGTGAGAAAGAAGTTCCCGTTGCCCCGGACCATCTGGGACGGCGAGCAGAAGACTCATTGCTTCAAGGAGCGGACTCGGAGCCTGCTCAGGGAGTGGTATCTTCAggacccctaccccaaccccagCAAGAAACGAGAACTGGCTCAGGCCACGGGCCTCACCCCCACACAAGTAGGCAACTGGTTTAAGAACCGGCGGCAGCGCGACCGGGCGGCTGCGGCCAAGAACAG GCTGCAGCATCAGTCGATCGGACAGAGCGGCATGCGCTCGCTGGCTGAGCCAGGCTGTCCGACCCACGGCTCGGCAGAGTCGCCATCCACGGCGGCCAGTCCCACAACCAGTGTGTCCAGCCTGACAGAACGAGCGGACACCGGCACCTCCATCCTCTCGGTAACCTCCAGCGACTCGGAATGTGAT GACAAGCACGACTTCTCCTTTCGCTTCCCATGGACGAGGCACCCCACCTGCATGACGGTTTATTTGTATCTGGGAAAATATTCTCTATAG
- the SIX3 gene encoding homeobox protein SIX3 isoform X2, with protein MVFRSPLELYPSHFFLPNFADPHHRSLLLASSSGGGGGGCGGSSAGGGGGGGGGAGGGGAGGGGGGGGGGGGGSGGGSRAPPEELSMFQLPTLNFSPEQVASVCETLEETGDIERLGRFLWSLPVAPGACEAINKHESILRARAVVAFHTGNFRDLYHILENHKFTKESHGKLQAMWLEAHYQEAEKLRGRPLGPVDKYRVRKKFPLPRTIWDGEQKTHCFKERTRSLLREWYLQDPYPNPSKKRELAQATGLTPTQVGNWFKNRRQRDRAAAAKNRLQHQSIGQSGMRSLAEPGCPTHGSAESPSTAASPTTSVSSLTERADTGTSILSVTSSDSECDV; from the exons ATGGTATTCCGCTCCCCTCTAGAGCTCTATCCCTCCCACTTCTTTTTGCCAAACTTCGCGGATCCTCACCACCGCTCCCTACTTCTGGCTAgtagcagcggcggcggcggcggcggctgcggcgGGAGCAGTgcgggaggcggcggcggcggcggcggcggcgcgggAGGAGGCGGCGCGGgtggaggcggcggcggcggtggcggaggaggcggcggcagcggcggcggctcCAGGGCCCCCCCGGAAGAGTTGTCCATGTTCCAGCTGCCCACCCTCAACTTCTCTCCGGAGCAGGTGGCCAGCGTCTGCGAGACGCTGGAGGAGACTGGGGACATCGAGCGGCTGGGACGCTTCCTCTGGTCTTTGCCCGTGGCCCCGGGGGCGTGCGAGGCCATCAACAAGCACGAGTCCATCCTGCGCGCCCGAGCCGTGGTCGCCTTCCACACGGGCAACTTTCGCGACCTCTACCACATTCTGGAGAACCACAAGTTCACCAAAGAGTCGCACGGCAAGCTGCAAGCCATGTGGCTGGAAGCGCACTACCAGGAGGCGGAGAAGCTGCGCGGCCGCCCTCTCGGCCCAGTGGACAAGTACCGGGTGAGAAAGAAGTTCCCGTTGCCCCGGACCATCTGGGACGGCGAGCAGAAGACTCATTGCTTCAAGGAGCGGACTCGGAGCCTGCTCAGGGAGTGGTATCTTCAggacccctaccccaaccccagCAAGAAACGAGAACTGGCTCAGGCCACGGGCCTCACCCCCACACAAGTAGGCAACTGGTTTAAGAACCGGCGGCAGCGCGACCGGGCGGCTGCGGCCAAGAACAG GCTGCAGCATCAGTCGATCGGACAGAGCGGCATGCGCTCGCTGGCTGAGCCAGGCTGTCCGACCCACGGCTCGGCAGAGTCGCCATCCACGGCGGCCAGTCCCACAACCAGTGTGTCCAGCCTGACAGAACGAGCGGACACCGGCACCTCCATCCTCTCGGTAACCTCCAGCGACTCGGAATGTGATGTATGA